Proteins from a genomic interval of Lycium ferocissimum isolate CSIRO_LF1 chromosome 2, AGI_CSIRO_Lferr_CH_V1, whole genome shotgun sequence:
- the LOC132047558 gene encoding protein DWD HYPERSENSITIVE TO UV-B 1-like: protein MVRNGGNFCIGPLEGIFLSKILLFLFSIRYLNSCKLHEVLPNAAVLSQLYKASMQEKVQKKSTLVVSLDELEDDEMLPLVDTLLKVHLFNVDAVDILSTSKSVVKQEFVVSLIRAVNSTVRIVEFQDTLFRKDVLWDLFQGGLNCQLLKLRSTEIQKLNMAGSFMQLHTLNLDFCSSLTSLEKDCFTCMPKLVHLSMCGTRIADLWTTRAALSRLPSLTELRFQNCICCKDTGPCLASSSKMTNLPVSEITMALAVQLLLTYILQYMYQASFGDMHVQGRDDCAEDINFKLRDTSVVSKMYLSWHPSPICYEKHYREYMIASLPHLGVLDNFPVRKIDREMANTVFSQYYEYLPYKRRQKENVASVLHMRETGRGNAYHNKSSRIKEAVSCRKIPHFYSRSLCAAKLGSSASPCLHKISNISNDIKEGNESLRPRQFEYHPTNPSLMAFGTLDGEVVVVNHDAGNIFSYNPLFGVTNSILGLCWLNKNPFKLLAGSDSGSLRLYDINDTLQKAESGSSSSSPIVFDKFEQLTSLHVNSTDDQFLTSGYSKKVAIYDICSGKRLHLFSDMHQEPINVAKFAHHSPNLLVTSSFDRDVKLWDLRQTPNQPCYTTSSSRGNVMVCFSPDDLYLLVSAVDNEVKQLLSVDGRQQTDFGIASTGSAHNYTRSYYMNGRDYVISGSSDESIVRICCAQTGRRLRDYYLEDRALESPILVQSLRSDPFRHFHMAVLASYVRPSSRRDIIKVNLLESGQCNDEDSEREDFQFLRSWRLNFTSCKFVCK from the exons ATGGTcagaaatggaggaaatttcTGCATAGGTCCACTTGAAG GTATATTTTTGTCAaagattcttcttttcttgttcagCATAAG GTACCTGAATTCTTGCAAGCTGCATGAGGTCCTGCCCAATGCTGCTGTTCTATCCCAGCTTTACAAG GCCAGCATGCAGGAAAAAGTTCAAAAGAAGAGCACTCTAGTAGTTTCACTTGATGAGCTTGAAGATGATGAGATGTTGCCCCTTGTCGATACGTTGCTTAAGGTCCACCTTTTCAATGTTGATGCAGTAGACATACTTTCCACGTCAAAATCGGTTGTGAAGCAAGAATTTGTGGTATCGTTAATACGTGCGGTCAATTCAACAGTCCGAATTGTTGAATTTCAGGATACTCTATTTAGAAAAGATGTCTTGTG GGATCTTTTTCAGGGTGGTTTGAATTGCCAATTGCTAAAGCTGAGGTCTACTGAGATTCAAAAGTTGAATATGGCTGGAAGCTTCATGCAGTTACACACCCTCAATCTAGATTTTTGTTCTTCTCTCACTAGCTTAGAGAAGGATTGCTTTACTTGCATGCCAAAATTAGTGCACCTCTCCATGTGTGGAACTAGAATAGCTGATCTGTGGACAACCCGTGCAGCTTTGTCTCGGCTTCCTTCTTTGACAGAACTAAGGTTTCAAAATTGCATATGTTGCAAAGATACTGGGCCATGTCTTGCATCATCCAGTAAGATGACAAATCTTCCTGTTTCTGAAATAACT ATGGCGCTGGCAGTCCAGCTTCTGTTG ACCTATATTCTTCAATATATGTATCAGGCTTCTTTTGGTGATATGCATGTTCAAGGGAGAGATGATTGTGCTGAGGATATAAACTTTAAACTGAGAGATACTTCAGTTGTTTCGAAGATGTATCTCTCTTGGCATCCTTCACCAATCTGCTATGAGAAACACTACAGGGAATACATGATTGCGTCATTGCCTCATCTAGGAGTGTTAGATAACTTTCCTGTTAGGAAAATAGACAGAGAAATGGCAAATACTGTCTTCTCGCAGTACTATGAGTATCTGCCATACAAACGTCGGCAGAAAGAAAACGTTGCAAGTGTGTTGCATATGCGTGAAACAGGTAGAGGTAATGCGTACCACAACAAATCCTCTAGGATAAAGGAGGCAGTTTCTTGTAGGAAAATTCCACATTTCTATTCAAGGTCCCTCTGTGCAGCCAAACTTGGTTCATCTGCTTCTCCTTGCTTGCATAAAATATCTAATATCAGCAATGATATCAAAGAAGGAAATGAGAGCCTCCGACCACGACAGTTTGAGTATCACCCCACTAATCCTAGTCTGATGGCTTTCGGAACTTTGGATGGGGAGGTGGTTGTCGTTAACCATGATGCTGGAAATATTTTTAGTTATAATCCACTCTTTGGGGTGACTAATAGCATCTTAGGCCTCTGTTGGCTCAACAAGAATCCATTTAAG CTCCTTGCCGGTTCTGACAGTGGCTCTTTGAGATTGTATGACATCAATGACACATTGCAAAAGGCAGAGAGTGGTTCTAGCAGTTCCAGCCCTATTGTGTTTGATAAATTTGAACAGTTGACTTCACTTCATGTTAATTCAACAGATGATCAGTTTCTTACGAGTGGTTATTCAAAGAAAGTTGCCATATATGATATTTGTAGTGGCAAGCGCTTGCATTTGTTCAGTGATATGCATCAAGAACCCATTAATGTGGCTAAATTTGCACATCACTCTCCAAACCTGCTAGTCACTTCATCATTCGATCGTGATGTCAAATTGTGGGATTTAAGGCAGACACCAAATCAACCCTGTTATACAACCTCGAGCTCAAGGGGAAACGTGATGGTTTGTTTCTCCCCGGACGACCTGTATCTGCTGGTATCGGCTGTAGACAATGAG GTGAAACAACTTTTGTCTGTAGATGGGAGGCAGCAGACAGATTTCGGTATAGCTTCCACAGGGAGCGCTCATAATTATACACGATCATATTATATGAATGGAAGGGACTATGTCATTAGTGGAAGCAGTGATGAATCAATTGTCCGCATTTGTTGTGCTCAAACAGGGAGGCGACTGAGGGACTATTATTTGGAG GACAGGGCATTGGAGAGTCCAATATTGGTGCAGTCATTGAGAAGTGATCCTTTCAGA CATTTTCACATGGCTGTCTTAGCATCCTATGTTCGTCCCAGTTCAAGACGAGACAtcattaag GTCAATTTGCTAGAATCAGGGCAATGCAATGATGAAGATTCCGAGAGGGAAGACTTCCAGTTCTTACGGTCATGGAGGTTGAATTTCACATCTTGCAAATTTGTGTGTAAATGA
- the LOC132036168 gene encoding peamaclein-like, producing the protein MKLGVMTLLIVLLVLFSSFLQQAVAYDDPSSCDSKCAVRCEKAGIAKRCLTYCGICCNKCKCVPSGNYGNKSECPCYRDMLNSKCKPKCP; encoded by the exons ATGAAGCTTGGCGTGATGACTTTGCTAATTGTTTTACTTGTTctgttttcttctttccttcaaCAAGCCGTGGCCTATGACGACCCAA GTTCATGCGATTCAAAGTGCGCAGTGAGGTGTGAAAAAGCAGGAATAGCAAAACGTTGCTTAACCTATTGTGGAATATGCTGCAATAAGTGCAAATGTGTGCCTTCCGGGAACTATGGAAACAAGTCGGAGTGTCCTTGTTATAGAGACATGCTCAACTCAAAATGCAAACCAAAGTGCCCTTGA